The following proteins come from a genomic window of Streptomyces sp. NBC_01716:
- a CDS encoding NUDIX hydrolase, which translates to MTITAHHIRTTIAAYLDEHPEDKRELGLVLGLLDDGDDLTSRKTLPGHVTAGAILVGPDGRILHILHNVTQKWLLPGGHLEPSDETLLQAADRELAEETGIPPHVVTPHGETPLHIDIHPIDANPAKGEPAHQHFDFRFLFRTTADIGELQAEEVSDAAWRTVGALHDERLGQRVAQALR; encoded by the coding sequence ATGACCATCACGGCCCACCACATCCGCACCACCATCGCCGCCTACCTCGACGAACACCCCGAGGACAAGCGCGAACTCGGCCTCGTCCTCGGCCTCCTGGACGACGGCGACGACCTCACCAGCCGTAAGACCCTGCCCGGCCACGTCACCGCAGGGGCCATCCTCGTCGGCCCCGACGGCCGCATCCTGCATATTCTCCACAACGTGACCCAGAAATGGCTTTTGCCCGGCGGTCATCTGGAGCCCTCGGACGAGACGCTCCTGCAGGCCGCCGACCGCGAACTCGCCGAGGAGACCGGCATCCCGCCCCACGTCGTCACCCCGCACGGCGAGACTCCGCTCCACATCGACATCCACCCCATCGACGCCAACCCCGCCAAGGGCGAGCCCGCCCACCAGCACTTCGACTTCCGCTTCCTCTTCCGCACCACCGCCGACATCGGCGAACTCCAGGCCGAAGAAGTCTCCGACGCTGCCTGGCGAACGGTCGGCGCCCTCCACGACGAGAGGTTGGGTCAGCGCGTCGCCCAAGCACTGCGCTGA
- a CDS encoding NUDIX domain-containing protein, whose product MPNNPPDEGNTVAQQTNDRPQALKPALDSMTLLVAAVIVHDKATNRVVLLQRSQNAKFAQGMWDLPVGKSEPGEPITETAVRELYEETGLTVKPESLKVAHIIHGAWGVEAPNGFLTVVFVTHEWVGEPENREPRKHAQVRWIDADAIPDTFVDTTASALHHYLNDRAQVSLDGWRAG is encoded by the coding sequence ATGCCCAACAACCCGCCCGACGAAGGGAACACCGTGGCCCAGCAGACCAACGACCGCCCCCAAGCCCTCAAGCCGGCGCTCGACTCGATGACCCTGCTGGTCGCCGCCGTCATCGTCCACGACAAAGCCACCAACCGCGTCGTCCTCCTCCAACGAAGCCAGAATGCCAAGTTCGCCCAGGGAATGTGGGACCTCCCCGTCGGCAAGAGCGAACCAGGCGAGCCCATCACCGAAACGGCGGTCCGCGAGCTCTACGAGGAAACGGGCCTTACGGTGAAGCCCGAGTCCCTCAAGGTCGCCCACATCATCCACGGCGCCTGGGGCGTCGAAGCCCCCAACGGCTTCCTCACGGTCGTTTTCGTCACGCACGAATGGGTCGGCGAACCCGAGAACCGCGAACCACGCAAACACGCCCAAGTCCGCTGGATCGACGCCGATGCCATCCCCGACACCTTCGTGGATACCACCGCCAGCGCCCTCCACCACTACCTGAACGACAGGGCTCAGGTCTCCCTGGACGGCTGGCGGGCGGGGTAA
- a CDS encoding MFS transporter yields MTAAAVRRWPLTAVLTANAISALGRTLSLIGIPWFVLQTTGSAGRAGVVAFCATLPVVLSALIGGPVIDRIGRRRVSIASDTLCALSVGAVPLLHRSDSLPFWGLCALVALHGLAHTPGDTARYVLVPDLAEQAGTTLVRAASLFDAVERGARMLGAALAGLVIALLGAEVALLLDALTYLLSALLVGAGLRGIRGAQPVKGMPRVSPRTYAAELREGYAYLARTRLLAAVVIMVMFMNGIDQGWNGVLLPVHAERNLGGAAELGLVTAVFGAGGLLGALLYCAVGHQFARRTVLAVAVLLCGAPRFAVAGLTDSTAALAVIMGAAGVAGGMINPILTTVTYERVPDELRSRVAGAMTAGCELTMPLGALTAGLLVEGTSLSTALLLMGGVYLLATLSPALLPVWRGLDEARRTTAMNEGKRPSTYPARQPSRET; encoded by the coding sequence ATGACCGCCGCGGCGGTACGACGGTGGCCGCTCACCGCGGTCCTGACCGCCAACGCCATATCCGCCCTGGGCCGGACCCTGAGCCTGATCGGCATCCCCTGGTTCGTGCTCCAGACCACCGGAAGCGCAGGCCGCGCCGGCGTGGTGGCCTTCTGCGCCACCCTGCCGGTCGTTCTCTCCGCGCTCATCGGCGGCCCCGTCATCGATCGGATCGGCCGCCGCCGCGTCTCGATCGCGTCCGACACCCTGTGCGCGCTCTCCGTCGGGGCCGTCCCCCTGCTGCACCGCTCCGACTCGCTCCCGTTCTGGGGGCTCTGCGCACTGGTGGCGCTCCACGGTCTGGCCCACACGCCCGGCGACACGGCCCGCTACGTCCTCGTACCGGATCTCGCCGAGCAGGCGGGCACCACCCTCGTCCGCGCCGCGAGCCTGTTCGACGCTGTCGAGCGCGGCGCCCGGATGCTCGGCGCGGCGCTCGCGGGCCTGGTGATCGCCCTGCTCGGTGCCGAAGTCGCCCTGCTCCTGGACGCGTTGACGTATCTGCTGTCGGCGCTGCTGGTCGGCGCCGGGCTGCGCGGCATACGGGGAGCGCAGCCGGTCAAGGGCATGCCGCGGGTCTCGCCGCGTACGTACGCCGCCGAACTGCGCGAGGGTTACGCCTACTTGGCGCGCACCCGGCTCCTGGCCGCGGTCGTCATCATGGTGATGTTCATGAACGGCATCGACCAGGGCTGGAACGGGGTCCTGCTGCCCGTACACGCCGAACGCAACCTCGGCGGCGCCGCCGAACTGGGCCTGGTCACAGCGGTGTTCGGGGCCGGAGGCCTGCTGGGCGCGCTGCTGTACTGCGCGGTGGGCCACCAGTTCGCCCGCCGCACGGTCCTCGCCGTCGCCGTCCTGCTCTGCGGCGCGCCACGCTTCGCGGTGGCGGGACTCACCGACTCCACCGCGGCACTCGCGGTGATCATGGGCGCAGCGGGAGTGGCGGGCGGGATGATCAACCCGATCCTGACGACGGTGACGTACGAACGCGTCCCGGACGAACTCCGCAGCCGGGTCGCGGGCGCGATGACCGCCGGCTGCGAGCTGACGATGCCCCTGGGCGCCCTGACGGCCGGCCTCCTCGTCGAGGGCACGAGCCTGTCAACGGCGCTTCTGCTGATGGGCGGGGTCTACCTGCTGGCAACACTGAGCCCGGCGCTGCTCCCGGTCTGGCGCGGCCTGGACGAGGCGCGCCGGACCACGGCCATGAACGAGGGCAAGCGGCCGAGTACTTACCCCGCCCGCCAGCCGTCCAGGGAGACCTGA
- a CDS encoding ArsR/SmtB family transcription factor has protein sequence MPENPDTPAPDVPVQDVRTLDPRSLRGLAHPLRMRLLTALRHHGPATASQLADRLGESSGATSYHLRQLAEHGFVADDPGRGKGRERWWKAADRGVMVDDTLHHDPDPEVRGALNTFMHEIASIHDREVSTWLGTMHDWPDVWATKSDLSDFTLRLTPELLAELGSRLHDLISSYEDRALPEGEESVAQVRIHLHALPQKRLDTPNA, from the coding sequence ATGCCCGAGAATCCCGACACCCCCGCGCCGGACGTCCCCGTACAGGACGTCCGCACCCTGGACCCGCGCTCACTGCGCGGTCTCGCCCACCCCCTGCGGATGCGGCTGCTGACCGCCCTGCGCCACCACGGCCCGGCCACCGCGTCCCAACTCGCCGACCGGCTGGGCGAGTCGAGCGGCGCCACCAGCTACCACCTGCGCCAGCTGGCCGAGCACGGGTTCGTCGCGGACGACCCGGGGCGCGGCAAGGGCCGGGAGCGCTGGTGGAAGGCGGCGGACCGGGGCGTGATGGTCGACGACACGCTGCACCACGACCCCGACCCCGAGGTACGCGGAGCACTGAACACGTTCATGCACGAGATCGCCTCCATCCACGACCGGGAGGTGAGCACCTGGCTGGGCACGATGCACGACTGGCCGGACGTCTGGGCGACCAAGTCCGACCTCAGTGACTTCACCCTGCGACTCACACCGGAACTGCTGGCCGAGCTGGGGAGCCGACTGCACGACCTGATCTCCAGCTACGAGGACCGCGCGCTGCCCGAGGGCGAGGAGTCAGTGGCACAGGTCCGGATCCATCTGCACGCCCTGCCACAGAAGCGGCTCGACACCCCGAACGCCTGA
- a CDS encoding glycine betaine ABC transporter substrate-binding protein, producing MRRTNRRLVTGALALVLSAATLGGCGLKSGSPMVDEVAPGSVGQGEPLKGASLTVTSKNFSENIILGQMIGLIFKAAGAEVVDRTNLPGSISAREAIVKGDADAMYEYTGTAWITYLGNEKPITGSRDQWTAVRDADRSHDVSWLAPSTLNNTYSLGISKKNNAKYRLKTMSDVAALSKKQPGGITVCVENEFASREDGLPGMVKAYGMKVPASSVKKMDAGIIYTQVSKSNSCLVGEVFTTDGRIKAMDLDTVADDKHFFPNYNAAPVIHSSTYEKYPEIAGLLDPLSERLNTGIAQELNAKVDVDGQDPHEVAKDWLIEEGFIKEG from the coding sequence ATGCGCCGGACGAACAGAAGGCTTGTGACGGGTGCGTTGGCGCTGGTGCTGAGCGCCGCCACGCTCGGCGGGTGCGGTCTCAAGAGCGGCTCCCCGATGGTGGACGAGGTCGCCCCGGGCTCGGTCGGCCAGGGTGAACCCCTCAAGGGCGCCTCGCTGACGGTGACTTCGAAGAACTTCAGCGAGAACATCATCCTCGGCCAGATGATCGGCCTGATCTTCAAGGCGGCGGGCGCGGAGGTCGTGGACCGGACGAATCTGCCGGGCTCGATCAGCGCGCGCGAGGCGATCGTCAAGGGTGACGCGGACGCGATGTACGAGTACACGGGCACGGCATGGATCACCTACCTCGGCAACGAGAAGCCGATCACCGGCTCGCGGGACCAGTGGACGGCCGTACGGGACGCGGACCGCTCGCACGACGTCAGCTGGCTGGCGCCGTCCACGCTCAACAACACGTACTCGCTGGGCATCAGCAAGAAGAACAACGCGAAGTACCGGCTCAAGACGATGTCGGACGTCGCCGCCCTGTCGAAGAAGCAGCCGGGCGGGATCACAGTCTGCGTGGAGAACGAGTTCGCCTCGCGGGAGGACGGGCTGCCGGGAATGGTGAAGGCGTACGGGATGAAGGTCCCGGCCTCCAGCGTGAAGAAGATGGACGCCGGGATCATCTACACCCAGGTCTCCAAGTCCAACTCCTGCCTGGTGGGCGAGGTGTTCACGACGGACGGCCGGATCAAGGCGATGGATCTGGACACGGTCGCCGACGACAAGCACTTCTTCCCGAACTACAACGCGGCGCCGGTGATCCACAGTTCGACGTACGAGAAGTACCCGGAGATCGCCGGTCTGCTCGACCCGCTGAGCGAGCGCCTCAACACGGGGATCGCGCAGGAGCTGAACGCGAAGGTGGACGTGGACGGCCAGGATCCGCACGAGGTGGCGAAGGACTGGCTGATCGAGGAGGGCTTCATCAAGGAGGGCTGA
- a CDS encoding ABC transporter permease yields the protein MTSPARSRRPPGEHDVKGHAFRDEESEPAPPPAAPERRITRAKLLTVPSVVAVVLLLTFAWITNVELDSIARNSLANGNVRLRLWQHVELTTVSTFWVLVIAIPLGIALTRRGLSRAAPVVTALANIGQATPALGLLALLVIWLGIGPSTAIIGMVVYAVLPVLANTVAGLRAIDPQLVEASRGIGMSPLATLGRVELPLAVPLILAGVRTALVLNVGTATLATFGGGGGLGDLITSGIQTQRMPVLILGSVLTVTLALLIDWLASLVEVVLTPRGLEER from the coding sequence ATGACCTCTCCCGCGCGCAGCCGGCGCCCACCGGGCGAGCACGACGTCAAGGGGCACGCCTTCCGGGACGAGGAGTCGGAACCGGCCCCGCCGCCGGCCGCCCCGGAGCGCCGGATAACCCGGGCCAAGCTGCTGACGGTGCCCTCGGTGGTCGCGGTTGTCCTGCTGCTGACTTTCGCCTGGATCACGAATGTGGAGCTCGATTCGATCGCGCGGAACTCGCTCGCCAACGGAAATGTGCGGCTCCGGCTGTGGCAGCACGTCGAACTGACCACGGTCTCCACCTTCTGGGTGCTGGTCATCGCGATCCCGCTGGGCATCGCGCTGACCCGGCGCGGGCTGTCCAGGGCGGCGCCGGTCGTGACCGCGCTGGCCAACATCGGACAGGCGACCCCGGCACTCGGGCTGCTGGCGCTGCTGGTGATCTGGCTGGGCATCGGCCCCTCCACGGCGATCATCGGGATGGTCGTCTACGCGGTGCTGCCGGTGCTCGCCAACACCGTGGCGGGTCTGCGGGCCATCGACCCGCAACTGGTGGAGGCGTCGCGCGGCATCGGGATGTCGCCGCTCGCGACGCTGGGCAGGGTCGAACTCCCGCTGGCCGTACCGCTGATCCTGGCGGGCGTACGGACGGCACTGGTACTCAACGTGGGTACGGCGACACTGGCGACCTTCGGCGGTGGCGGCGGGCTCGGTGACCTGATCACCTCGGGCATCCAGACGCAGCGCATGCCGGTCCTGATCCTGGGCTCGGTGCTCACGGTGACGCTGGCGCTGCTGATCGACTGGCTGGCCTCGCTGGTCGAAGTGGTCCTCACCCCGCGCGGACTGGAGGAGCGCTGA
- a CDS encoding ABC transporter ATP-binding protein, with amino-acid sequence MQLDGLTKRYPGSPNPAVENVSMEIRAGETVILVGPSGCGKSTTLKMINRLIEPSSGRIRIGDEDVTDMDPVKLRRQIGYAIQSSGLFPHMTVGENIALVPKMAGWSKPKVKDRVEEMLDLVGLDPREFHGRYPRQLSGGQQQRVGVARALAADPPVLLMDEPFGAVDPITRDHLQDELIRLQHELHKTIVFVTHDFDEAIKLGDRIAILRERSHIAQFDTPEAILTNPADDFVSGFVGAGAALKRLNLTRVREVEIADFPSVTVEDPLQSIFNKLGSGPHNELLMLDRKNRPYKWLRRGDLSRAKGSLANAGQLVHHTVTRDATLHDALEAVLTESGGRVAVTGRRGEYIGVVDMETLMTSVQELLEADRLTAFEHQHELAEQRRQRTGQEPAGGADV; translated from the coding sequence ATCCAGCTCGACGGCCTCACCAAGCGCTACCCGGGCAGCCCCAACCCGGCCGTGGAGAACGTCTCGATGGAGATCAGGGCGGGCGAGACCGTCATCCTCGTCGGCCCCTCCGGCTGCGGTAAGTCGACCACTCTCAAGATGATCAACCGGCTGATCGAGCCCTCCTCCGGGCGCATCAGGATCGGCGACGAGGACGTCACCGACATGGATCCGGTGAAGCTCCGCCGGCAGATCGGCTACGCGATCCAGTCCTCCGGTCTCTTCCCGCACATGACGGTCGGCGAGAACATCGCGCTCGTACCGAAGATGGCCGGCTGGTCCAAGCCGAAGGTGAAGGACCGGGTCGAGGAGATGCTCGACCTGGTCGGGCTCGACCCCCGCGAGTTCCACGGCCGTTATCCGCGTCAGCTCTCGGGCGGTCAGCAGCAGCGGGTGGGCGTCGCGCGGGCGCTCGCCGCCGATCCGCCGGTGCTGCTGATGGACGAGCCGTTCGGCGCGGTCGACCCGATCACGCGCGACCATCTCCAGGACGAACTGATCCGTCTCCAGCACGAGTTGCACAAGACGATCGTGTTCGTGACGCACGACTTCGACGAGGCGATCAAGCTCGGCGACCGGATCGCGATCCTGCGGGAGCGCTCACACATAGCGCAGTTCGACACCCCCGAGGCGATCCTCACCAACCCCGCCGACGACTTCGTCTCCGGCTTCGTGGGCGCGGGGGCCGCGCTGAAGCGGCTGAACCTCACGCGCGTACGGGAGGTGGAGATCGCCGACTTCCCGTCGGTGACGGTCGAGGACCCGCTCCAGTCGATCTTCAACAAGCTGGGCAGCGGCCCGCACAACGAGCTGCTGATGCTGGACCGGAAGAACCGCCCGTACAAATGGCTGCGCCGCGGCGACCTGTCCCGCGCCAAGGGCTCGCTCGCCAACGCGGGCCAGTTGGTGCACCACACCGTGACCAGGGACGCCACCCTGCACGACGCGCTGGAGGCGGTCCTGACCGAGAGCGGCGGCCGGGTCGCCGTGACCGGCAGACGCGGTGAGTACATCGGTGTCGTCGACATGGAGACGCTGATGACGTCCGTCCAGGAGCTGCTGGAGGCGGACCGGCTCACCGCCTTCGAGCACCAGCACGAGCTGGCGGAGCAGCGCCGGCAGCGGACCGGCCAGGAGCCGGCGGGCGGTGCGGACGTATGA
- a CDS encoding ABC transporter permease: MDFWDYLANRHQQLLTDSFQHASAVFQCMVIATVLGVAIGVLTYRSPWGGNLAVLSTAAVLTIPSLAAIGLLIPLVGLGVAPTVIVLTLYGLLPIVRNAVVGLRGVDPDLVDAAKGIGMSRTARLLRVELPLAWPPILTGIRVSTQMLMGIAAIAAYASGPGLGNEIFRGIASLGSANAINQVLAGTIGIVILALLFDAAYVLLGRLTISRGIRVRDH, translated from the coding sequence GTGGACTTCTGGGACTATCTGGCCAACCGCCACCAGCAGTTGCTCACCGACTCGTTCCAGCACGCCAGCGCCGTCTTCCAGTGCATGGTCATCGCCACCGTCCTGGGTGTCGCCATCGGCGTACTGACCTACCGCAGCCCCTGGGGCGGCAATCTGGCGGTCCTCTCCACCGCCGCCGTCCTGACCATCCCCTCGCTGGCGGCCATCGGTCTGCTCATCCCGCTCGTCGGGCTCGGCGTCGCGCCCACGGTGATCGTGCTGACGCTGTACGGGCTGCTGCCCATCGTCCGTAACGCCGTCGTCGGACTGCGCGGCGTGGACCCGGACCTGGTGGACGCGGCCAAGGGCATCGGCATGTCGCGCACCGCCCGGCTGCTGAGGGTCGAGCTGCCGCTCGCCTGGCCGCCGATCCTCACCGGCATCCGGGTCTCCACCCAGATGCTGATGGGCATCGCCGCCATCGCCGCGTACGCGTCGGGGCCCGGTCTCGGCAACGAGATCTTCCGTGGCATCGCCTCGCTGGGCAGCGCCAACGCGATCAACCAGGTACTCGCCGGAACGATCGGCATCGTCATTCTCGCCCTGCTCTTCGACGCCGCGTACGTCCTGCTCGGCCGACTGACCATCTCAAGGGGGATCCGTGTCCGAGACCACTGA
- a CDS encoding Lrp/AsnC family transcriptional regulator has translation MGIDGLDGRLIALLAREPRIGVLEASRRLGVARGTVQARLDRLQTNGVIRGFGPDVDPAALGYPVTAFATLEIKQGQGSDVRAHLSGVPEVLELHTTTGTGDMLCRLVARSNADLQRVIDRVVGFAGIQRASTAIVMENPVPLRIIPLVEQAAQDTDGDRPPERPGG, from the coding sequence ATGGGTATCGACGGGCTCGACGGCAGGCTCATCGCCCTGCTGGCACGGGAACCGCGCATCGGGGTGCTGGAGGCGTCACGCCGGCTGGGGGTGGCGCGCGGCACCGTACAGGCGCGGCTGGACCGTCTTCAGACCAACGGAGTCATCCGGGGATTCGGTCCGGACGTCGATCCGGCCGCTCTCGGCTACCCAGTTACGGCGTTCGCAACCCTGGAGATCAAGCAAGGACAAGGTTCGGATGTCCGGGCCCATTTGAGCGGCGTTCCAGAGGTTCTCGAACTGCATACCACCACCGGAACCGGGGATATGCTCTGCCGACTCGTCGCTCGTTCGAACGCCGATCTCCAACGGGTGATCGACCGGGTTGTCGGTTTCGCCGGTATTCAGCGGGCCTCCACGGCGATCGTCATGGAGAACCCCGTTCCGCTGCGGATCATCCCGCTGGTGGAACAGGCAGCCCAGGACACCGACGGCGACCGGCCACCCGAACGGCCGGGTGGCTGA
- the hppD gene encoding 4-hydroxyphenylpyruvate dioxygenase: MADTSVNLDSAPSTARDADPFPVRGMDAVVFAVGNAKQAAHYYSTAFGMKLVAYSGPENGSRETASYVLTNGSARFVLTSVIKASTEWGRFLADHVAEHGDGVVDLAIEVPDARAAYAYATANGATGLQEPYELKDDSGTVVLAAIATYGNTRHTLVERTGYEGPYLPGFAEAAPIVAGPEKRTFQAIDHCVGNVELGRMNEWVAFYNKVMGFTNMKEFVGDDIATEYSALMSKVVADGTLKVKFPINEPAVAKKKSQIDEYLEFYGGAGVQHIALATNDIVGSVRTMRAAGVQFLDTPDSYYDTLGEWAGETRVPVETLRELKILVDRDEDGYLLQIFTKPVQDRPTVFFEMIERHGSMGFGKGNFKALFEAIEREQERRGNL, translated from the coding sequence ATGGCAGACACCTCGGTGAACCTCGACTCAGCCCCCTCCACCGCGCGCGACGCCGACCCCTTCCCGGTCAGGGGAATGGACGCCGTCGTCTTCGCCGTGGGCAACGCCAAGCAGGCGGCCCACTACTACTCGACGGCGTTCGGCATGAAGCTGGTCGCCTACTCGGGCCCCGAGAACGGGAGCCGCGAGACCGCGAGCTACGTACTCACGAACGGCTCGGCCCGCTTCGTCCTCACCTCCGTCATCAAGGCGTCCACCGAGTGGGGGCGCTTCCTCGCCGATCACGTCGCCGAGCACGGCGACGGTGTGGTCGACCTCGCCATCGAGGTGCCGGACGCGCGTGCCGCGTACGCCTACGCCACCGCGAACGGCGCCACCGGTCTCCAGGAGCCGTACGAGCTCAAGGACGACAGCGGCACCGTCGTACTCGCCGCCATCGCCACCTACGGCAACACCCGCCACACCCTGGTCGAGCGCACCGGGTACGAGGGCCCGTACCTGCCGGGCTTCGCCGAGGCCGCCCCGATCGTCGCGGGCCCCGAGAAGCGCACCTTCCAGGCCATCGACCACTGCGTGGGCAACGTCGAACTCGGCCGGATGAACGAGTGGGTGGCGTTCTACAACAAGGTCATGGGCTTCACGAACATGAAGGAGTTCGTGGGCGACGACATCGCCACCGAGTACTCCGCCCTCATGTCGAAGGTCGTGGCCGACGGCACCCTGAAGGTGAAGTTCCCGATCAACGAGCCGGCGGTCGCGAAGAAGAAGTCGCAGATCGACGAGTATCTGGAGTTCTACGGCGGCGCGGGCGTCCAGCACATCGCGCTCGCGACGAACGACATCGTCGGCTCCGTACGCACGATGCGCGCGGCCGGTGTCCAGTTCCTCGACACCCCGGACTCGTACTACGACACCCTCGGCGAGTGGGCGGGCGAGACCCGGGTTCCCGTCGAGACCCTGCGCGAGCTGAAGATCCTCGTGGACCGCGACGAGGACGGCTATCTGCTCCAGATCTTCACCAAGCCGGTCCAGGACCGGCCGACGGTCTTCTTCGAGATGATCGAGCGGCACGGCTCGATGGGCTTCGGCAAGGGCAACTTCAAGGCCCTGTTCGAGGCGATCGAGCGGGAGCAGGAGAGGCGCGGCAACCTCTGA
- a CDS encoding amino acid ABC transporter ATP-binding protein encodes MEEPVELDREAPAIEVRALHKSFGSLEVLAGIDFTVARGEVVCVIGPSGSGKSTLLRCVNRLEEPTSGTILVAGAEVTDPDVDIDKVRRGIGMVFQSFNLFPHLTALQNLTLPQRRVLGRDKAEAARVARERLARVGLTDKESSYPAQLSGGQQQRVAIARALAMDPQLMLFDEPTSALDPELVGDVLAVMRSLADEGMTMLVVTHEMSFAREVADRVVFMDGGVIVEEGPPAQVIGAPSHARTQSFLSRVLDPAAAGLSEGRARTTKE; translated from the coding sequence GTGGAGGAACCGGTGGAGCTGGACCGCGAGGCACCGGCCATCGAAGTACGGGCTCTGCACAAGTCGTTCGGCTCGCTGGAGGTCCTCGCCGGCATCGACTTCACGGTCGCGCGCGGCGAGGTGGTGTGCGTCATCGGCCCTTCGGGGTCCGGCAAGTCGACGCTGCTGCGCTGTGTGAACCGGCTGGAGGAGCCGACGTCGGGCACCATCCTGGTGGCGGGCGCGGAGGTCACCGACCCGGACGTGGACATCGACAAGGTGCGCCGCGGCATCGGGATGGTCTTCCAGTCGTTCAACCTCTTCCCTCATCTGACGGCTCTTCAGAATCTGACGCTCCCTCAGCGCCGGGTGCTGGGGCGCGACAAGGCGGAGGCGGCGCGGGTCGCCCGCGAGCGGCTGGCGCGGGTCGGTCTGACCGACAAGGAGTCCTCGTATCCGGCCCAGTTGTCCGGCGGGCAGCAGCAACGGGTGGCGATCGCACGGGCGTTGGCGATGGACCCGCAGCTGATGCTCTTCGACGAGCCGACGTCCGCGCTCGACCCCGAACTGGTGGGTGACGTCCTCGCGGTGATGCGCTCGCTCGCCGACGAGGGGATGACGATGCTCGTCGTCACGCACGAGATGAGCTTCGCCAGGGAGGTCGCCGACCGGGTCGTCTTCATGGACGGCGGGGTCATCGTCGAGGAGGGGCCCCCGGCCCAGGTGATCGGCGCCCCGAGCCATGCCCGCACCCAGTCCTTCCTCTCCCGCGTCCTCGACCCGGCCGCCGCCGGGCTGAGCGAGGGCAGGGCGCGGACCACGAAGGAGTAG
- a CDS encoding amino acid ABC transporter permease, whose protein sequence is MSMSRRQRVRLVRSAQYAVLAVVLVVVAQATDWGEIQRAFFDVEVAKAQFPDIITTALVNTVVYTLLGFGFGLALGLLLALMRLSQVPPYRWLAIVYIEFFRGVPALLVFIALGFGVPLAFQVAINQYVTVMLALGLVGAAYMAETIRAGIQAVPKGQTEAARSLGMSQSRAMVSIVIPQALRIVLPPLTNELILLTKDSSLVYLLGLSLSQYELAKFGRDALNQNRSLTPILIAGLCYLVITLPLGHLVRRLEARTARAR, encoded by the coding sequence ATGTCCATGTCCCGCCGACAACGGGTCCGCCTCGTCCGAAGTGCGCAGTACGCCGTCCTGGCCGTCGTGCTGGTCGTCGTCGCCCAGGCCACCGACTGGGGCGAGATCCAGCGGGCCTTCTTCGATGTCGAGGTCGCCAAGGCCCAGTTCCCCGACATCATCACGACGGCGCTGGTCAACACTGTCGTCTACACCCTGCTCGGCTTCGGGTTCGGGCTGGCGCTGGGGCTGCTGCTCGCGCTGATGCGGCTGTCTCAGGTGCCGCCGTACCGCTGGCTGGCCATCGTCTACATCGAGTTCTTCCGGGGCGTTCCGGCGCTGCTGGTCTTCATCGCCCTCGGGTTCGGTGTGCCACTGGCCTTCCAGGTGGCGATCAACCAGTACGTGACGGTGATGCTGGCCCTGGGCCTGGTCGGCGCCGCGTACATGGCGGAGACGATCCGGGCGGGTATCCAGGCCGTGCCCAAGGGGCAGACGGAGGCGGCGCGTTCGCTCGGGATGTCGCAGAGCCGGGCGATGGTCTCGATCGTCATCCCGCAGGCCCTGCGGATCGTACTGCCGCCGCTGACCAACGAGTTGATCCTGCTGACGAAGGACTCGTCGCTGGTCTATCTGCTGGGTCTGTCCCTGTCACAGTACGAGCTGGCCAAGTTCGGCCGGGACGCCCTGAACCAGAACCGCAGCCTGACCCCGATCCTCATCGCCGGTCTCTGCTATCTGGTCATCACCCTGCCGCTGGGTCATCTGGTCCGGCGGCTCGAAGCGCGTACGGCAAGGGCGAGGTGA